The Syngnathus scovelli strain Florida chromosome 18, RoL_Ssco_1.2, whole genome shotgun sequence genome contains a region encoding:
- the LOC125986030 gene encoding regulator of G-protein signaling 20, whose product MRKRQQMQVHQEAAAVAAASVLQARHGMAEAPANASNACCFCWCCCCSCSCLTVRGEDETIQRSACDRRTDDANHCEDSPKPTLEDARSWTTSFEKVMKSAAGRACFRQFLRTEFSEENMMFWLACEELKKETNKTVVEERVRQIYEDFISILSLKEVSLDSRVRDVINRNMLEPTSHTFDDAQQQIYTLMQRDSYPRYINSAAYTDLLTSLEDPPPTPPPPKP is encoded by the exons ATGCGCAAGAGGCAGCAGATGCAGGTGCACCAGGAAGCCGCCGCCGTCGCAGCCGCCAGTGTCCTGCAGGCCCGTCACGGGATGGCTGAGGCCCCCGCCAACGCCTCCAACGcctgctgcttctgctggtgctgctgctgcagctgctccTG TTTAACTGTTCGAGGCGAAGACGAGACAATCCAGAGGTCCGCTTGCGATCGCAGGACGGATGATGCAAATCACTGTGAAGACAG CCCCAAGCCCACACTGGAGGACGCTCGATCCTGGACGACATCCTTCGAGAAGGTGATGAAGAGCGCGGCGGGGCGTGCCTGCTTCCGCCAGTTCCTGCGCACTGAGTTCAGCGAGGAGAACATGATGTTCTGGCTGGCCTGCgaggagctgaagaaggagaCCAACAAGACGGTGGTGGAGGAGAGAGTCCGGCAAATATACGAGGACTTCATCTCCATCCTCTCGCTGAAGGAG GTCAGCCTGGACTCGCGCGTGCGTGACGTGATCAATCGCAACATGCTGGAGCCCACCTCGCACACCTTCGACGACGCCCAGCAGCAGATCTACACGCTGATGCAGAGAGACTCCTACCCACGCTACATCAACTCGGCCGCCTACACCGATCTGCTCACGAGCCTGGAGGATCCTCCGCCAACACCGCCGCCTCCAAAGCCATAG